The DNA window TGTTAGCGCTTCCGCTGGTATCGGCGGGAACCGATCTTGGCAACATGGATGGATGAGTCCGCCGCGGCTGTATATACTTGTTGCCCCTTATGAACGTGATTGTCATTATTCCGGCGGCGGGACTGGGGACACGCATGGCGGCGGCCAGCGGCGCGCGCGTGGTTCCGGCAGCGTCCAAGCAGTTCACCGAACTCGACGGCGTGCCGATCCTGGTGCACACGCTGCGCAAGTTTGTCGCCGTGCTCCAGGTGAGCGAAATCTACCTTGCGCTGCGTCCCTCCGAAGCCGCCGGATACCAACCGCGGCTGGCGCAGGAGAAGCTGGGCAAGCCGGTGCGCGTGGTGGAAGGCGGCGAGCATCGGCAGCAGTCGGTGGCGCACGCGCTGGCGGCGCTGAAGGCCGCGCCCGACGACGTGATCTTGGTGCACGACGCGGTGCGCCCGTTGGTGGATCCGGAAATCATCCACAACGTGATCGAGGCAGCCGTGCGCCACGGCGCCGCCATCGCCGGCGTGCCGGCGGTGGACACCATCAAGCAAGTCGAACGGACCGCCGAGGGAGCGGTGATCCGTGCCACCATCCCGCGGGCGCAGATTGTCATGGCGCAGACGCCGCAGGC is part of the Terriglobia bacterium genome and encodes:
- the ispD gene encoding 2-C-methyl-D-erythritol 4-phosphate cytidylyltransferase — encoded protein: MNVIVIIPAAGLGTRMAAASGARVVPAASKQFTELDGVPILVHTLRKFVAVLQVSEIYLALRPSEAAGYQPRLAQEKLGKPVRVVEGGEHRQQSVAHALAALKAAPDDVILVHDAVRPLVDPEIIHNVIEAAVRHGAAIAGVPAVDTIKQVERTAEGAVIRATIPRAQIVMAQTPQAFRYDVLKKAFAEAEADGFTGTDEASLVERSGHEVFVVMGSPRNIKITTPGDLELAEFYVKHSS